In the Chlorobium limicola DSM 245 genome, one interval contains:
- a CDS encoding prolyl oligopeptidase family serine peptidase: MILRKSTLALTVLLVFPGTTPAANRVNGLPDAPPPAAVKPFQEKVCDTTIVDTYRYMEKLSDPEVTRWMQEQSAYTRKVLNRIPGREKLLHKMQEFDDRKSAKIYNLTITETDRYFYLKQTPADETGKLYFRDGFAGSENLLFDPSAYTGDKKGSYVIGTIAPNNDGSKVAFTVYPNGSENAALLIMETEKAQRYPETISRCRFASPSWLPDGTSFLYNRLEPSGKQGKNSQYASKTWLHRTGSDPSTDREIFSSALNTELDINPEDIPDVSYDKESATLFAFVSNVDRRLKVYYSPASELEKEQITWKKLFEPEDEIHDFAVRNNELYLYTPKNAPGFRVLKTSLQNPDLKRAEVVIPEFRNAKLSGMTLTSRGIFYKLSLNGVQEELYHLEYGSLLARKLTLPFHAGTITLSSKGFRYPEVWAVLAGWNRDYRRFRYDAESRSFINETLSSPAQYPEYGDLAVEELMVRSQDGVAVPLSLIYKKDLLKNGSNPVLLYSYGAYGRSMTPFFSPSMLLWTWKGGILAVPHVRGGGELGDKWHTSGMKTTKANTWKDAISAAEFLVKNGYTSPGNIAINGASAGGILVGRAITERPDLFAAAIPQVGAMNPLRAETTANGPVNVPEFGTVKIPDECRALIAMDPYLNLRDGVNYPAALITAGINDPRVIAWQPAKFAARMQAATASSKPVLLFTDFEAGHGMGNSKTKNFEALADVLSFGLWQTGHPEFRK; this comes from the coding sequence ATGATTCTTCGAAAAAGCACTCTTGCGCTCACCGTTCTTCTTGTTTTTCCCGGTACAACTCCAGCCGCAAACCGTGTAAACGGCTTGCCCGATGCGCCACCGCCTGCGGCAGTAAAACCTTTTCAGGAAAAAGTCTGTGATACAACCATAGTCGATACCTATCGCTATATGGAAAAGCTCAGCGATCCGGAGGTCACCAGGTGGATGCAGGAGCAATCGGCATACACCCGGAAAGTATTGAACAGGATACCCGGCAGAGAGAAGCTGTTGCATAAAATGCAGGAGTTCGACGACAGGAAATCAGCAAAGATCTATAACCTTACCATTACCGAAACCGATCGCTACTTCTACCTCAAGCAGACTCCTGCGGATGAGACCGGAAAGCTCTATTTCCGGGATGGATTTGCCGGATCGGAAAACCTGCTGTTCGACCCGTCTGCATACACGGGAGATAAAAAAGGCAGCTATGTGATCGGCACTATCGCTCCGAATAATGACGGATCAAAAGTCGCCTTTACCGTTTATCCGAACGGTTCTGAAAATGCCGCGCTGCTGATCATGGAAACCGAAAAAGCGCAACGGTATCCCGAAACCATAAGCAGATGCCGTTTTGCTTCGCCCTCATGGCTTCCCGATGGAACCTCTTTTCTCTACAACCGCCTTGAGCCATCCGGCAAACAGGGAAAAAATTCTCAGTATGCGAGTAAAACATGGCTGCACCGGACCGGAAGCGACCCGTCGACGGATCGTGAGATATTTTCAAGCGCCCTGAATACCGAACTGGATATCAATCCTGAAGATATTCCCGACGTTTCCTACGACAAGGAGAGCGCTACCCTGTTTGCCTTCGTATCGAATGTCGACCGGCGGCTCAAGGTTTATTACTCACCGGCGTCAGAGCTTGAAAAAGAACAGATTACCTGGAAAAAGCTTTTTGAGCCCGAAGACGAAATCCATGACTTTGCCGTCAGGAATAACGAGCTGTACCTCTACACTCCGAAAAACGCACCGGGCTTCAGGGTGCTGAAAACCTCATTGCAGAACCCCGATCTGAAAAGGGCGGAAGTGGTTATTCCAGAGTTCAGAAATGCGAAACTCAGCGGCATGACGCTTACCAGCAGGGGTATTTTTTATAAACTGTCGCTGAACGGCGTACAGGAAGAGCTCTATCATCTGGAATATGGAAGCCTTCTGGCCAGAAAGCTCACGCTCCCTTTCCACGCAGGCACCATTACGCTCTCGTCGAAAGGGTTCAGATACCCTGAAGTGTGGGCCGTGCTGGCCGGATGGAACCGCGATTATCGACGCTTCCGTTACGATGCGGAAAGCCGCTCGTTCATCAATGAAACCCTCTCATCACCAGCCCAATATCCTGAATATGGGGATCTTGCCGTGGAGGAACTGATGGTCCGCTCACAGGATGGCGTTGCTGTGCCTCTATCGCTCATCTATAAAAAGGATCTTCTGAAAAACGGATCGAATCCCGTGCTGCTCTACAGTTACGGAGCATACGGACGGTCGATGACACCGTTTTTCAGCCCATCGATGCTGCTCTGGACGTGGAAAGGCGGAATTCTTGCGGTTCCGCATGTGCGGGGAGGAGGCGAACTTGGCGACAAGTGGCATACATCAGGGATGAAAACAACAAAAGCCAACACCTGGAAAGATGCCATCAGTGCGGCGGAATTCCTGGTTAAAAACGGATACACCTCACCCGGCAACATCGCCATCAATGGTGCCAGTGCCGGCGGAATACTGGTCGGTCGGGCCATAACCGAACGGCCCGATCTCTTTGCCGCCGCCATTCCTCAGGTAGGGGCAATGAATCCGCTGCGCGCAGAAACAACCGCCAACGGCCCGGTCAACGTGCCGGAATTCGGAACGGTTAAAATTCCTGACGAATGCAGGGCGCTCATTGCCATGGATCCCTATCTCAATCTTCGTGACGGCGTAAACTACCCTGCCGCGCTCATAACCGCCGGAATCAACGACCCGAGGGTGATTGCCTGGCAACCTGCAAAATTCGCCGCGCGGATGCAGGCCGCAACCGCATCTTCGAAACCGGTGCTCCTGTTCACCGATTTCGAAGCCGGACACGGTATGGGAAACTCGAAGACAAAAAACTTCGAAGCTCTTGCAGACGTCCTGAGTTTCGGTCTGTGGCAGACAGGACATCCGGAATTTCGGAAGTAA
- a CDS encoding DNA alkylation repair protein produces MMAAEIRRRLEGLADPERAEILRRFFKTGPGEYGEGDMFRGIRVPQLRKLCRDISRAGVDEAVGLLASGWHEDRLLALLLLVELYKKPDEAHRTLIYMHYCAHTDRINNWDLVDLSCPRIVGCHLQARDRSALYRFALSESLWERRIAIVSTFHFIRAGDFGDTLAIAEKLMGDKEDLIHKATGWMLREVGKRDVEVLEGFLSENYDGMPRTTLRYAIEKLPEPRRQAWLKGRV; encoded by the coding sequence ATGATGGCAGCAGAGATACGCAGAAGGCTTGAAGGACTTGCCGATCCGGAGAGGGCGGAAATTCTCCGTCGATTCTTTAAAACCGGACCCGGAGAGTATGGAGAGGGGGATATGTTTCGTGGAATCCGTGTGCCCCAGCTTCGGAAGCTGTGCCGGGATATTTCCCGTGCAGGCGTCGATGAAGCCGTCGGACTTCTGGCATCCGGGTGGCATGAAGACCGGCTTCTTGCTCTTCTGCTGCTTGTCGAGCTGTACAAAAAACCGGATGAAGCTCACAGAACATTGATTTACATGCACTATTGCGCTCATACCGACAGGATCAACAACTGGGATCTCGTCGATCTTTCATGTCCTCGGATCGTCGGTTGCCATCTGCAGGCGCGCGACCGTTCGGCGCTGTACCGTTTCGCTCTTTCGGAGAGTCTCTGGGAGCGTCGCATCGCCATCGTCTCGACGTTTCATTTCATCAGGGCCGGTGACTTCGGCGATACGCTCGCCATAGCAGAAAAGCTGATGGGGGACAAAGAGGATCTTATACACAAGGCTACGGGCTGGATGCTTCGTGAAGTCGGCAAAAGGGACGTCGAAGTGCTGGAGGGGTTCCTTTCGGAAAATTATGACGGCATGCCGAGAACCACGCTTCGTTATGCTATCGAAAAGCTGCCGGAGCCTCGCAGACAGGCCTGGCTCAAGGGCAGGGTCTGA
- a CDS encoding YXWGXW repeat-containing protein, translating to MKKQIWITAGIAGMLLCGMPQTNADAAVTVHIRTEGRPSFVISSWPTFIYLPKLGLSVSTNNAYDIVYYGNYYYVYKNGYWYRSSSHNGRWVVVKEHRLPYKIRKHRLAEIRKQRDIEYSRKYGNRWEKRDQQRHEDNRKDDKSQRFEDNRKDHDGRNDNDNRGFEERRK from the coding sequence ATGAAAAAACAGATCTGGATAACAGCAGGCATTGCCGGAATGCTGCTCTGCGGAATGCCGCAAACCAATGCCGATGCTGCGGTCACCGTCCATATAAGAACTGAAGGACGGCCGTCATTTGTCATCAGTTCATGGCCGACGTTCATCTATCTGCCTAAACTCGGGTTATCGGTATCGACAAATAACGCGTATGACATTGTCTATTACGGCAACTACTACTATGTTTACAAAAACGGATACTGGTACCGATCATCATCGCACAACGGCAGATGGGTAGTCGTAAAAGAACACCGGCTGCCTTACAAAATCAGAAAACACCGTCTGGCTGAAATAAGAAAGCAGCGCGATATCGAATACAGCAGAAAATATGGAAATCGCTGGGAAAAAAGGGATCAGCAGCGGCATGAAGACAACCGGAAGGATGACAAATCGCAAAGATTCGAAGACAACCGGAAAGATCATGACGGACGGAACGACAACGACAACCGGGGATTCGAAGAGAGAAGAAAATAA